In the genome of Leptolyngbyaceae cyanobacterium, one region contains:
- a CDS encoding sugar ABC transporter permease, with amino-acid sequence MKIDTIKRREQRTGWLLVLPAFILLLLVFAYPILRAFWLSLYTQNLATQLQQVFSGLSNYQRMLDDGRFWQSMWNTTVFTTASVLLELILGIAVALVLNQAFKGRSIVRTITLMPWALPTAVMGVAWAWIFNDQYGVINDILRRLGLIETGISWLGNPVLAMMAVVAADVWKTTPFIALLLLAGLQSISDDLYEAHAIDGASPWQSFRKITLPLLMPQIVIALLFRFAQAFAIFDLIQVMTGGGPAGATETVSIYIYSTVMRYLDFGYGAALVVVTFLLLVAAVAIASFLLSKARANIAGGS; translated from the coding sequence ATGAAAATAGACACAATAAAACGACGAGAACAAAGAACGGGATGGCTGTTAGTGTTACCAGCATTCATCCTATTGTTATTGGTATTTGCTTATCCCATTTTGAGAGCTTTTTGGTTGAGTTTATATACTCAAAATTTAGCTACTCAACTACAACAAGTGTTTTCTGGGTTAAGCAATTATCAGCGGATGTTAGATGACGGGCGATTTTGGCAGAGTATGTGGAATACTACTGTTTTTACTACTGCTTCTGTTTTACTGGAATTGATTTTAGGAATTGCGGTTGCTTTGGTGTTGAATCAAGCTTTTAAAGGACGCAGTATCGTGCGAACAATTACCTTGATGCCTTGGGCTTTGCCAACTGCGGTGATGGGGGTGGCTTGGGCATGGATTTTTAATGACCAATATGGCGTAATCAATGATATTTTGCGTCGCTTAGGTTTGATTGAAACGGGGATTAGCTGGTTGGGAAATCCAGTTCTAGCGATGATGGCAGTGGTGGCGGCAGATGTTTGGAAAACCACCCCTTTTATTGCTCTTTTGTTGTTAGCTGGATTGCAATCTATTTCGGATGATTTATACGAAGCCCATGCCATTGATGGTGCTAGTCCTTGGCAAAGTTTTCGGAAAATTACCCTGCCTTTGTTAATGCCGCAAATCGTGATTGCTTTGTTGTTTCGCTTTGCCCAAGCTTTTGCGATTTTCGATTTAATTCAAGTGATGACTGGTGGGGGGCCTGCGGGTGCAACAGAAACGGTTTCTATTTATATTTATAGTACGGTGATGCGTTATTTAGATTTTGGTTATGGCGCGGCGCTGGTGGTGGTGACGTTTTTGTTGTTAGTCGCTGCGGTGGCGATCGCAAGTTTTCTATTGTCCAAAGCACGCGCTAATATAGCAGGAGGATCGTAA
- a CDS encoding sulfite exporter TauE/SafE family protein, with translation MSTLLVQLLIIGLVAGVAGGMFGIGGGAIMVPAMVLLLGMDQKFATGTSLAAQILPIGILGAAVYYKNGNLNLKYAVIIALGLVIGNLFGALFANQPYISSQTMKQLYGIFLLLIGFRYLFVR, from the coding sequence ATGTCTACTTTACTCGTTCAGTTGTTAATTATCGGCTTAGTGGCTGGCGTTGCTGGTGGGATGTTCGGGATCGGTGGGGGAGCGATTATGGTACCTGCGATGGTGCTGCTATTGGGTATGGATCAGAAATTCGCGACAGGGACATCGCTCGCAGCGCAGATTTTGCCGATCGGCATTCTGGGCGCAGCCGTTTACTATAAAAATGGTAATCTTAATCTCAAATATGCCGTGATTATCGCTCTTGGCTTGGTGATCGGCAACCTTTTCGGGGCGCTGTTCGCCAATCAACCTTATATCAGTAGTCAGACAATGAAACAGTTGTACGGCATCTTTTTGTTACTAATTGGATTCCGCTATTTATTCGTGCGTTAA
- a CDS encoding ion channel: protein MNKIDRRPQFTRLLKRNGVKSYVGFRPDRRFQVLRKGSSRSHWKDPYHWLLTISWTQFLVVIAIVYVTANILFALAYLAGGDGIENARSGSFFDAFFFSVQTMASIGYGAMYPRTTYANIIVTIEALAGLMGLAMGTGLMFARFSRPTARVLFSRVAVITSYNGVPTLMFRAANERHNQILEAQVKVTMLRDEVTSEGEAMRRFHDLKLVRSETSIFALTWTVMHVIDKSSPFYGMTPESLAQENLELIVTLTGLDETVSQTINARHSFIAKEILWNMRFVDILSVMPDGSRCIDYSRFHDVVPMEGN from the coding sequence ATGAATAAAATCGATCGCCGTCCCCAATTTACTCGCTTACTGAAGCGGAATGGTGTTAAATCATACGTAGGATTTCGCCCAGACCGTCGTTTCCAAGTGCTGCGTAAAGGGTCATCTCGCTCCCACTGGAAAGACCCTTATCATTGGTTGCTGACCATTTCTTGGACACAATTTCTGGTTGTAATTGCGATCGTATATGTAACTGCCAACATTTTATTTGCCTTAGCTTATCTAGCCGGAGGAGATGGGATCGAAAATGCGCGATCGGGTTCATTTTTCGATGCTTTCTTTTTCAGCGTACAAACGATGGCTTCGATCGGCTACGGTGCCATGTATCCCCGCACCACCTACGCCAACATCATCGTAACAATTGAAGCCCTAGCAGGTTTAATGGGGCTGGCAATGGGTACGGGGCTGATGTTTGCTCGTTTTTCTCGTCCGACCGCTAGAGTTTTATTCAGCCGCGTTGCAGTCATTACTTCCTATAATGGCGTCCCAACACTAATGTTTCGCGCCGCTAACGAACGCCACAACCAAATATTAGAAGCACAAGTTAAAGTAACCATGTTACGAGATGAAGTTACCTCCGAAGGTGAGGCGATGCGCCGTTTCCACGACCTCAAATTAGTTCGTAGCGAAACATCAATATTCGCATTGACTTGGACGGTAATGCACGTTATTGATAAATCAAGCCCTTTCTATGGCATGACGCCAGAATCTTTAGCTCAAGAGAATTTAGAATTAATAGTTACTCTCACTGGGCTGGATGAAACTGTTTCCCAAACCATCAATGCTCGTCATTCTTTTATAGCAAAAGAAATTCTTTGGAATATGCGTTTTGTCGATATTCTATCCGTGATGCCCGATGGATCGCGCTGCATAGATTATTCTCGTTTTCACGATGTAGTTCCGATGGAAGGGAATTAG
- a CDS encoding carbohydrate ABC transporter permease, producing MAIARERSSSTPKFTVRQIILPIAVIVVVIFFLGPILWQVLTSVKENRDISAIPVVYIPTRITFEHYLSLFSRRPFGIYIFNSAFVSFTSTLLCLALGAPAAYALARLRIWGKNIILASILIITLFPAVLLFLGLLEVIKATHLGNNYLALIIPYTAINLPLTILVMRSFFQQLPKDLEDAARVDGYNTVQMLWHILLPMTVPALVTTGILTFISAWNEFIFALTFMTRETMKTIPVATAQLSGASVFEVPYGPIAAATVLGTLPLLLLVLFFQRKIVQGLTAGAVKG from the coding sequence ATGGCTATTGCACGAGAGCGATCGTCATCAACTCCAAAATTCACAGTACGGCAAATTATTCTGCCTATTGCCGTGATTGTAGTGGTAATTTTCTTCTTAGGGCCGATTTTGTGGCAAGTCTTAACTTCTGTCAAAGAAAATAGAGATATTTCGGCGATTCCTGTGGTTTACATTCCCACGAGAATCACTTTTGAACATTATTTATCTCTGTTCAGTCGGCGTCCTTTTGGCATCTACATTTTTAATAGCGCTTTTGTTTCTTTCACTTCCACTTTACTGTGTTTGGCTTTAGGCGCACCAGCTGCTTATGCTTTGGCGCGGTTGCGAATTTGGGGCAAAAATATCATCCTGGCTAGCATTTTAATTATCACCTTATTTCCGGCTGTATTACTATTTTTAGGATTGTTGGAAGTGATCAAAGCAACTCATTTAGGTAATAACTACCTAGCACTAATTATTCCTTACACTGCGATTAATTTACCTTTAACTATTTTGGTAATGCGGAGTTTCTTTCAACAATTACCAAAAGATTTAGAAGATGCGGCAAGAGTAGATGGATATAACACGGTACAAATGCTGTGGCATATTCTGCTACCGATGACTGTTCCTGCATTGGTAACCACGGGAATTCTCACCTTTATTTCTGCTTGGAATGAATTTATTTTTGCTCTCACGTTTATGACTCGTGAAACCATGAAAACTATTCCGGTGGCAACTGCTCAATTAAGCGGTGCTTCTGTGTTTGAAGTTCCTTATGGGCCGATCGCTGCGGCAACTGTATTAGGGACATTACCCCTACTTTTATTAGTTTTGTTTTTCCAACGAAAAATCGTACAAGGTTTAACGGCTGGTGCTGTTAAAGGATAA
- a CDS encoding ABC transporter substrate-binding protein, producing the protein MFYQQTIEKLQKMLHKLSFLLRIGIFLAVFLTTILISKYATAQQPIVLTMLMQGQDIANWTPFVREFETKNPSIRINLVEGPFDTNLIENLYTSAFLLGESPYDVINMDIVWVPKFAAAGWVIDLTDRVNSEQIAKFVQGNIEGGRYQGKLYRIPHASDVGVLYYRADLLKKAGLKPPETFTQMLEISQRLQKQENIPWGYLWQGRQYEGVSAMFVEVLEGFGGFWVNPDTLEVGLDQPQSIEAVEFLRNTITNHISPPGVTTYGEEETRLLFQNGGAIFLRNWPYVWRLANQENSKVQGKIGIKPMIHAAGVTGGSCLGGWGWGISTTSKHPEEAWQLIQYLTSEETQKKFILQTGLVPSYKSLFTDAEVVAKYPHYPQLLQAVQQPALRPPLPQYAQASDILQRYLSAAFTRRMSAEKAMNAAAKETRNLLGRSRKMPVSKAG; encoded by the coding sequence ATGTTCTATCAACAAACGATCGAGAAACTGCAAAAAATGCTTCACAAGCTCAGTTTTTTGCTGAGAATAGGCATTTTTCTAGCTGTCTTCTTGACTACTATCCTGATTAGCAAGTATGCAACAGCCCAGCAACCAATAGTTCTCACTATGTTAATGCAGGGGCAAGATATTGCTAATTGGACGCCATTCGTTAGAGAATTTGAAACCAAAAACCCTAGCATTCGGATTAATTTAGTAGAGGGGCCGTTTGATACCAACTTAATAGAGAATCTTTATACTTCTGCTTTTTTGTTAGGAGAATCACCCTACGATGTGATCAATATGGATATTGTTTGGGTGCCTAAATTTGCAGCAGCCGGATGGGTAATAGATTTAACAGACCGAGTTAATTCAGAACAAATAGCCAAATTTGTTCAAGGAAATATCGAGGGTGGACGCTACCAAGGTAAGCTTTATCGCATACCTCATGCTTCTGATGTAGGGGTGCTTTACTATCGCGCCGATTTGTTAAAAAAAGCGGGTTTAAAACCACCAGAAACCTTTACACAAATGCTCGAAATTTCCCAGCGATTGCAGAAACAAGAAAATATTCCTTGGGGCTATCTCTGGCAAGGGAGACAATACGAAGGTGTATCCGCTATGTTTGTGGAAGTTCTCGAAGGTTTTGGCGGTTTTTGGGTTAATCCCGATACTTTAGAAGTAGGACTTGACCAACCACAATCAATCGAAGCAGTGGAGTTTCTTCGCAACACAATTACTAATCATATTTCTCCGCCAGGTGTCACTACTTATGGAGAAGAAGAAACCCGTCTCTTATTTCAAAATGGTGGTGCGATTTTCTTACGCAATTGGCCTTATGTGTGGCGATTAGCTAACCAAGAAAATTCAAAAGTGCAGGGAAAAATTGGGATTAAACCCATGATTCATGCGGCTGGTGTAACTGGTGGTTCTTGTTTGGGAGGATGGGGTTGGGGAATTTCTACAACTTCCAAACATCCAGAGGAAGCATGGCAGTTAATTCAATATCTTACCAGTGAGGAAACCCAGAAAAAATTTATTCTGCAAACTGGATTAGTTCCCAGTTATAAATCTTTGTTTACTGATGCAGAAGTGGTGGCTAAATATCCCCATTATCCTCAATTGCTACAAGCGGTTCAACAGCCTGCTTTACGTCCTCCTTTACCTCAATATGCCCAAGCTTCTGATATTTTACAACGATATCTCAGTGCGGCTTTTACTAGACGAATGAGTGCGGAAAAAGCTATGAATGCAGCAGCAAAGGAAACTAGAAATTTATTAGGTAGAAGTAGAAAAATGCCTGTTTCAAAAGCTGGGTAA
- a CDS encoding ABC transporter ATP-binding protein, which produces MSKLEIKNLNKTYNPKVIPVKDVSLTVEDGEFLTLLGPSGCGKSTILRLIAGLEEPTRGQVRIGDREVTHLQPGDRNIAMVFQSYALYPHMTVYENIASGLKLKKTPVAEINQRVAEASRVLGLEELMNRKPGQMSGGQRQRVALARALVRQPDVFLLDEPLSNLDALLREKVRAEIKELFAEQRVPVVYVTHDQTEAMTLSTKVAVLNKGNVQQLDDPSRIYNNPANLFVAGFVGSPQMNLLTLRCQGNYAKLGDFNISIPSFPTPPTDIVLGIRPENIRLARPEDSEIIKGQVVLVENLGMNYLISVRVQSSQTEPVMVRALLPPDRSWHNEEITLTLPARYIHWFDVETGETILSREKQIVKK; this is translated from the coding sequence ATGTCTAAACTCGAAATCAAAAATTTAAACAAGACTTATAATCCGAAAGTTATCCCAGTTAAAGATGTTAGTTTAACTGTGGAAGATGGGGAATTTCTGACGTTGCTTGGGCCTTCTGGATGTGGTAAATCTACAATTCTGCGATTAATTGCTGGTTTAGAAGAACCTACTCGCGGTCAAGTGAGGATTGGCGATCGCGAAGTGACTCACTTGCAACCGGGCGATCGCAATATTGCAATGGTATTTCAAAGCTACGCACTTTATCCCCACATGACAGTTTATGAAAATATTGCATCTGGATTAAAGTTAAAGAAAACTCCCGTTGCAGAAATCAATCAGCGCGTTGCAGAAGCATCAAGAGTTCTGGGATTAGAAGAATTAATGAACCGCAAACCCGGACAAATGTCTGGCGGACAACGACAAAGAGTAGCATTAGCACGCGCTTTAGTACGCCAACCAGATGTATTCTTATTAGATGAACCTTTAAGTAACTTGGATGCTTTGTTACGGGAAAAAGTAAGGGCAGAAATTAAAGAATTATTTGCCGAACAAAGAGTACCTGTCGTGTACGTTACTCACGACCAAACTGAAGCAATGACTCTTTCTACCAAAGTAGCCGTACTGAATAAAGGAAACGTCCAGCAACTCGACGATCCAAGCCGCATTTATAACAATCCAGCTAATTTATTTGTCGCTGGGTTCGTCGGCAGTCCGCAAATGAATTTGCTAACCTTGCGTTGTCAGGGTAATTATGCAAAACTAGGTGACTTTAACATTTCTATTCCCAGTTTCCCCACACCTCCTACTGATATTGTGCTAGGGATTCGACCGGAAAATATTCGCCTCGCACGTCCGGAAGATTCCGAAATAATTAAAGGTCAAGTTGTGTTAGTAGAAAATTTGGGTATGAATTATTTAATTAGCGTGCGAGTACAAAGTTCGCAAACCGAACCAGTTATGGTACGTGCGCTTTTACCACCCGATCGCAGTTGGCATAATGAAGAAATAACTTTAACGCTACCTGCACGATATATTCACTGGTTTGACGTAGAAACAGGGGAAACAATTCTCAGTCGAGAAAAACAAATAGTTAAGAAATAA
- a CDS encoding BrnT family toxin has product MKFEWDENKAASNLSKHGVSFEEAKTVFDDPLYVDFYDPDHSDDEEHYLIIGAN; this is encoded by the coding sequence ATGAAGTTTGAGTGGGATGAAAACAAAGCAGCAAGCAATCTCTCAAAGCATGGTGTTTCCTTTGAAGAAGCCAAAACTGTTTTTGACGATCCGCTCTACGTGGACTTTTACGATCCAGACCACTCTGATGACGAAGAGCATTACCTTATTATAGGAGCAAATTAG
- a CDS encoding ATP-dependent Clp protease ATP-binding subunit has protein sequence MFEYFTDKAVRAVMLAQEETRRLGHNLVGTEQILLGLMGEGTSVAAKVLTDSGVTLEKARKEVEKIIGRGSRFVPTQIPFTPKVKRVFEQAFEEARQLGHNYIGPEHLLLGLTQEKTGVAAKVLENLGVDPTDIRTQLIEMLGDVASIGAGGSQKRGFSGRGAGKTTNLDEFGTNLTQLAAEGKLDPVVGREKEIERAVQILGRRTKNNPVLIGEPGVGKTAIAEGLAQRIANKSIPEILADKQVYSLDMGSLIAGTRFRGEFEERIKTILDEIRQAGNIILVIDELHTLIGAGAIQGSMDAANMLKPALARGQLQCMGMTTLDEYRKHIERDAALERRFQPIMVGEPSVEETIEILHGLRSAYEQHHKVKISDQALEVAAILSDRYINDRFLPDKAIDLIDEAGSRVHLRNTTVSATKDVKQKLRLVTKEKEAAVQVQDFEKAGELRDRELELETQLKEIVANNKKTQPVNLPIVEEEDIAQIVSSWTGVPVNKIAESESELLIHLEDTLHQRLIGQHEAVTAVSRAIRRARVGLKNPNRPIASFIFSGPTGVGKTELAKALAAYMFGSQEAMIRVDMSEYMDAHNVSKLIGSPPGFVGYDEGGQLTEAVRRRPYSVVLFDEIEKAHPDVFNALLQLLDDGRLTDAKGRTVDFKNTLIIMTSNVGSKVIEKGGGGLGFEFSENQSESNYNRIRSLVNEELKQYFRPEFLNRLDEIIVFRQLIKDEIKQIADIMLSEVSHRLIEQGITLKVTEQFKDRLVKEGYNPAYGARELRRVIMRLLEDSLAEAMLSGRIKEGDVAAIDIDDDGKVLVRKDEYRELVLEAVG, from the coding sequence ATGTTTGAATACTTTACAGACAAAGCAGTTAGAGCAGTCATGTTAGCTCAGGAAGAGACACGACGCCTGGGACACAACCTCGTGGGAACCGAGCAAATCCTGCTGGGGTTGATGGGAGAAGGAACCAGCGTAGCAGCGAAAGTGCTGACCGATTCAGGTGTTACTTTAGAAAAAGCGAGAAAAGAAGTTGAAAAAATTATCGGTCGCGGTTCTCGCTTCGTACCAACGCAAATTCCCTTCACCCCTAAGGTTAAGCGCGTTTTTGAGCAAGCTTTTGAAGAAGCTCGTCAATTAGGACATAATTATATTGGCCCAGAACACCTGCTGCTAGGATTGACCCAGGAAAAAACGGGTGTAGCAGCTAAGGTACTGGAAAATCTCGGCGTTGACCCTACCGATATCCGCACGCAGTTAATCGAGATGCTGGGAGATGTGGCATCTATAGGTGCTGGCGGTAGTCAAAAGCGAGGTTTTTCGGGTCGCGGTGCTGGTAAGACTACGAATTTGGATGAGTTTGGCACTAATCTTACTCAACTGGCAGCAGAAGGTAAACTCGATCCGGTGGTGGGTCGGGAGAAGGAAATTGAACGGGCTGTCCAAATTTTAGGTCGCCGCACGAAGAATAATCCGGTGTTGATAGGAGAACCGGGAGTTGGTAAAACTGCGATCGCAGAAGGTTTAGCTCAACGCATTGCCAATAAGAGCATCCCAGAAATCTTGGCAGACAAGCAAGTTTATAGCTTGGATATGGGATCGCTAATTGCAGGTACTCGGTTCCGAGGTGAGTTTGAAGAGCGCATCAAGACGATTTTAGATGAAATTCGCCAAGCGGGAAATATCATCTTAGTAATTGATGAACTTCATACCCTGATCGGTGCAGGAGCAATCCAAGGTAGCATGGATGCTGCCAATATGCTCAAACCTGCTTTGGCGAGAGGTCAGTTGCAGTGCATGGGTATGACTACCCTGGATGAATACCGGAAACATATCGAACGGGATGCTGCTTTAGAACGTCGCTTCCAACCGATTATGGTTGGCGAACCTAGCGTAGAAGAAACGATCGAGATTTTACATGGTTTGCGTTCTGCTTACGAACAACACCATAAGGTGAAAATTTCCGATCAAGCGCTGGAAGTAGCTGCTATACTCTCAGACCGTTATATTAACGATCGCTTTTTGCCAGATAAAGCAATTGACTTGATCGACGAAGCTGGATCTCGCGTTCACCTGAGAAATACCACTGTTTCTGCTACCAAGGATGTGAAGCAGAAGTTGCGCCTGGTAACGAAAGAGAAAGAAGCGGCGGTGCAGGTGCAGGATTTTGAGAAGGCGGGAGAGTTGCGCGATCGGGAATTGGAATTGGAAACGCAATTGAAAGAAATTGTCGCCAACAATAAAAAAACCCAACCTGTCAACTTGCCGATCGTTGAAGAAGAAGATATCGCCCAAATAGTTTCCTCTTGGACTGGCGTACCGGTCAACAAGATCGCTGAATCCGAATCTGAATTGCTGATCCACTTAGAAGATACCTTGCACCAGCGTCTGATCGGACAACATGAAGCGGTGACAGCAGTATCCCGCGCCATTCGTCGCGCCAGAGTTGGATTGAAAAATCCCAATCGTCCGATCGCCAGCTTTATTTTCTCCGGCCCAACCGGAGTTGGCAAGACCGAATTAGCCAAAGCATTAGCTGCTTATATGTTCGGTTCCCAAGAAGCGATGATTCGCGTCGATATGTCCGAATATATGGACGCTCATAATGTTTCCAAACTGATCGGTTCTCCTCCTGGTTTCGTCGGTTACGATGAAGGCGGTCAACTAACAGAAGCAGTGCGTCGTCGTCCCTACTCGGTAGTACTATTCGACGAAATCGAAAAAGCTCACCCCGATGTATTCAACGCTTTATTGCAACTATTAGATGATGGTCGTTTAACTGATGCCAAAGGTCGCACGGTAGACTTCAAAAATACCCTAATTATCATGACCTCTAATGTCGGATCTAAGGTAATTGAAAAAGGCGGCGGCGGTCTTGGTTTCGAGTTCTCCGAAAACCAAAGCGAATCGAATTACAATCGCATTCGTTCCTTGGTAAATGAAGAACTCAAGCAATATTTCCGTCCCGAATTCCTCAACCGCTTAGATGAAATCATCGTCTTCCGTCAACTCATCAAAGATGAAATCAAGCAAATTGCTGACATCATGTTGAGTGAAGTTTCTCATCGCTTAATCGAGCAAGGAATTACTCTGAAAGTTACCGAACAATTCAAAGATCGTTTGGTGAAAGAAGGCTACAATCCTGCTTATGGTGCGAGAGAATTACGTCGAGTCATCATGCGACTATTGGAAGATAGTTTAGCAGAAGCAATGTTATCTGGTCGGATTAAAGAGGGAGACGTTGCTGCGATCGATATCGATGATGATGGTAAGGTTTTGGTAAGGAAAGATGAATACCGAGAATTAGTTCTGGAAGCTGTCGGTTAA
- a CDS encoding glutathione S-transferase domain-containing protein, whose translation MRSHSSLLHLTTPKPSFPRHNQTVTTNKATFYKLLLNKESEKQQESAQILRHHLLFIEKEGIGKLSDDGSYWFGEFLSLVDLAFYPWFERFAVVEHYRAFALPSECVRLQQWWEAMGKRPSVRAIANQSKFYIEQYLQYANHTATGITAQEMRQN comes from the coding sequence ATGCGATCGCACTCCTCACTCCTCCATCTCACCACCCCCAAACCGTCCTTTCCACGCCACAATCAAACTGTAACTACCAACAAAGCAACTTTCTACAAGCTTTTGCTAAACAAGGAATCGGAGAAACAACAGGAATCAGCGCAAATTTTACGCCATCATCTGCTATTTATAGAAAAGGAGGGTATAGGCAAATTATCTGATGATGGTTCCTATTGGTTTGGTGAGTTCCTCAGCTTGGTGGATTTAGCCTTCTATCCTTGGTTTGAGCGTTTTGCCGTTGTGGAACATTATCGCGCTTTTGCCTTGCCCTCCGAATGCGTGCGCCTTCAGCAATGGTGGGAAGCGATGGGTAAGCGCCCATCTGTACGAGCGATCGCAAATCAGTCAAAATTCTATATTGAGCAATATCTACAATACGCCAATCACACGGCTACAGGAATCACTGCCCAAGAAATGCGCCAAAACTAA